From a region of the Sulfoacidibacillus ferrooxidans genome:
- the rsgA gene encoding ribosome small subunit-dependent GTPase A, with product MNLDMYGWNGDWEEKFAQYRAQGCEPARVLEAAQGIYRVWVADGWCFAKVSGKLRHFAVGRSDFPAVGDWVALEGVRSGDALTGHSAVIHGLLSRKSVFLRKIAGNELDSQVIAANVDVVFLVMAANDMNLRRLERFLIVGWESGAVPVVILTKTDLVADDARSHVDAVIAMSSGVAVHAVSVEAGVGLDAVTAYLQKGKTVALIGASGAGKSTRINYCMDGTVQRVQGVREGDVRGRHTTTQRTLFLLPSGAMMMDTPGMRELQLWDGSDGIDQAFDDIARLAQGCSYRNCQHLSEPGCAVQEAVLRGTLDVARLNNYRKTERELAFVARKDDMREQRAEREKWKKLSKSARQNAHKSR from the coding sequence TTGAATCTTGATATGTATGGTTGGAATGGCGACTGGGAAGAGAAGTTTGCACAGTACCGCGCTCAAGGTTGCGAACCTGCGCGGGTGTTAGAAGCGGCACAGGGAATATATCGTGTGTGGGTAGCAGATGGATGGTGTTTTGCGAAAGTGTCGGGGAAGTTGCGTCATTTCGCCGTTGGACGCAGTGATTTTCCAGCAGTAGGCGATTGGGTGGCGCTGGAAGGCGTTAGGTCAGGAGATGCTCTGACTGGCCACAGCGCGGTCATTCACGGATTGCTTTCTCGAAAGAGCGTTTTTCTACGTAAAATAGCTGGTAATGAGTTGGATTCACAAGTCATTGCGGCCAATGTGGATGTAGTTTTTCTTGTAATGGCTGCAAACGATATGAATTTGCGGCGGCTCGAGCGATTCCTCATCGTGGGGTGGGAGAGTGGCGCAGTACCTGTAGTGATTTTAACAAAGACTGATTTGGTTGCTGATGACGCAAGGAGTCATGTGGATGCCGTGATAGCCATGAGTTCTGGTGTCGCAGTTCATGCGGTGAGCGTAGAAGCTGGTGTTGGATTAGATGCTGTGACCGCCTATTTACAAAAAGGGAAAACGGTCGCGTTAATTGGTGCGTCAGGAGCGGGGAAGTCAACACGAATAAATTACTGTATGGACGGTACAGTACAACGTGTACAGGGTGTTCGCGAAGGCGATGTAAGAGGGCGTCACACAACTACACAGCGTACGCTATTTCTCTTACCTAGCGGAGCCATGATGATGGATACGCCAGGGATGCGGGAATTGCAATTGTGGGATGGATCAGACGGCATTGACCAGGCGTTTGATGATATTGCACGACTGGCACAGGGCTGTTCTTACCGCAACTGTCAGCACCTTTCGGAGCCTGGGTGTGCAGTGCAAGAGGCTGTGTTACGTGGGACGTTGGATGTTGCGCGTTTGAATAACTACCGTAAGACGGAGCGTGAGTTGGCATTTGTAGCGCGCAAAGATGATATGCGGGAGCAACGAGCGGAGCGCGAAAAATGGAAAAAATTAAGTAAGTCGGCGCGGCAGAACGCTCATAAATCTAGATAG
- a CDS encoding class I SAM-dependent methyltransferase: MENKWNAEHYDDKLAFVSEFGKGIVSLLQPKTGENILDLGCGTGDLSNEIAAYGVSVVGIDLSELLIRQVQSKYPNLLFEVEGGIALCNKWSYKIVHLI, encoded by the coding sequence GTGGAAAACAAATGGAATGCGGAGCACTATGATGATAAGCTTGCTTTTGTATCGGAATTCGGAAAAGGAATTGTTTCATTATTGCAGCCTAAAACGGGAGAGAACATTCTTGATTTAGGTTGCGGAACGGGGGACTTGAGTAACGAAATAGCGGCATATGGTGTATCAGTTGTCGGTATTGATCTCTCTGAATTATTGATTCGACAGGTGCAGAGCAAGTATCCAAACCTGCTATTTGAGGTCGAAGGGGGTATCGCACTCTGCAATAAGTGGTCATATAAAATAGTCCATTTAATTTGA
- a CDS encoding VOC family protein has protein sequence MDGVLGVEEVLYFVPDVQTAKHWYGDLLGVEPYFDQEGYCAFRLANITVGLHPSDEKNSSGIAGQVTYWRVSDIQKTIAHFELNGCRKFRGPTFGVDRVWVCQIMDPFGDVWGLLEK, from the coding sequence TTGGATGGGGTATTGGGAGTAGAAGAAGTCCTCTATTTTGTTCCTGATGTGCAAACGGCTAAGCATTGGTACGGCGACTTACTTGGAGTAGAACCATACTTTGATCAAGAGGGCTATTGTGCGTTTCGATTAGCTAATATCACTGTGGGCTTACATCCAAGTGATGAAAAAAATTCATCAGGTATTGCTGGTCAAGTAACCTATTGGCGTGTTTCTGACATACAAAAGACGATCGCTCATTTTGAATTGAACGGCTGTCGTAAATTCCGTGGACCGACATTTGGAGTCGACCGAGTATGGGTATGCCAAATCATGGATCCTTTTGGGGATGTATGGGGCTTATTGGAGAAATAA
- a CDS encoding LysR family transcriptional regulator: MKVEHAESFLTVVRCGSLHQAADLLFIAQSTLTHRMKQLETDLGTELFTRHSGGVTLTDTGARFVPIATSIVEQLRTFMQTSQEAKPITIVAGKAFASYELPRLIGGFRRLHPHFRCYVRSTLLPESMQSLLTGTANLAFVGHEMYHPSIEHLSLGDDQIVLITHPHHNFSIRFPGLHAWGEQEVIAFGDSGAPYRKRIEHFFALSGISPNTIMELDSISAVKRMVMQNLGVALLPRRTVVEEVNNGLLVALDIAKGELTRPTWLALLRSSLMDPLLQEFIQWVQSNY, encoded by the coding sequence ATGAAAGTAGAACATGCGGAGTCCTTTCTGACTGTTGTACGTTGTGGTTCTTTGCATCAGGCTGCAGATCTGTTATTTATTGCACAATCCACCTTAACTCATCGAATGAAACAACTTGAAACTGATCTTGGTACTGAATTATTTACGAGGCATTCAGGAGGCGTGACATTAACGGACACGGGTGCTCGATTTGTACCAATAGCGACATCAATTGTTGAGCAATTACGGACGTTTATGCAAACTTCACAAGAGGCAAAACCGATTACGATCGTGGCGGGAAAAGCGTTTGCGTCTTATGAATTACCGCGACTTATTGGCGGTTTTCGTCGATTGCACCCCCATTTTCGCTGTTATGTACGGTCTACTTTATTACCTGAATCAATGCAATCACTGTTAACTGGAACAGCTAATTTAGCTTTTGTAGGACATGAGATGTATCATCCATCGATTGAACACCTTTCTCTTGGTGATGATCAAATTGTTTTAATAACACATCCTCATCACAATTTTTCTATACGATTTCCTGGACTTCACGCATGGGGAGAGCAAGAGGTGATTGCATTTGGAGATTCAGGCGCACCTTATCGCAAGAGGATTGAACATTTTTTTGCTTTATCAGGGATAAGTCCTAACACGATCATGGAGCTAGACAGCATAAGCGCAGTGAAACGCATGGTCATGCAAAATTTGGGTGTTGCATTGTTGCCTAGGCGAACGGTAGTTGAAGAGGTTAACAATGGGTTGCTTGTCGCATTGGATATTGCTAAAGGTGAATTGACTAGGCCTACCTGGCTCGCTTTATTACGTTCAAGTCTTATGGATCCATTGTTGCAAGAATTTATACAGTGGGTACAGTCCAATTATTAG